The DNA sequence TGATTTCTTTGATAGAAATGGTTTTCAGATTTTTGAATTCGGATATTTGGCACGATTGGTCCGAGGGGTACTTTGCTCAAACTACTCTGGCCAAAAACGTATAGAAAATTATTCAGGCTTTGACGAAGATATCACTATTCTTCGCAACAGCTATGCAATTCTACAAAGATTGTATTTGGATGCCAACGATCAGTTCATATATTGTGAGAAAAAGGACGGTACATCTGTTGACGCCAATAGGTTCACCAAAGACTATTCGTTCATATATACTGAGAAGTGGCTTGCATTTCGACGTATCGCCGAATCAATGTTCTGTGCAGACTATGATGAGTATGAGATATTTTCCAAAGTTATGGATGATATCAGGTATGAGATTGATTACAGATCAAGAGATACACCTGAAACAATAGAGGAGTTTGGGGACTACTGGTATGAATTAATTGTACAATTGAAAGTAATTGCATCAGTTGATGAGATGATTAGTGGTGTATACTATTCAAACCTAACCCCTGAAATAACAATAAATTATATAAATGATTTCTTATCTAATTTAGATAATTCTCTATCACTTGAACAAGCTAAGAATGCGGACAACGGTTATCCTGTGACTTTGGATAAGAAGACAGTTGAAAAGGCTGGAAAAGACGCTTTTGGCGGGTATTGGCCTGATGTACGAGATGAGGTGATTGTTAGTAAAAACAAACCAGAGGGACATCCGTTCTTATTCAAATTAGAACACACTGACCAGTTTTCAAAAGCGGATAGCACTGGGATGGCTACCGTTCGTAAAACGGCCTATTTATATCCACAACACTATGCCAGACTGATAAAATATCAAGTTTACCCACTACTTAGAAATAAGAATGCAGGACCCACTGGGCACGAAATTATTAAATCCGCAACAGAGAAAAGAACGAAACGATATGAGGAAAATTTCTACAAATATCTTAAGCAACATGCTCAAGAGTGCTATTTGAGACCTGAAATCACAGATTCGGATGGTAGTGAGTTGGACATTATATTGACAACGGATGATGAAGTCCACTTTATTGAATTGAAATTATTTGTTCCTACAATAAACCTCCGTGCATCAGATGGTCTGAGAGTCATTGACGAAAAGTTTGATCTTGAAATATTCAACGAAGAACCGACTACCGTCAATAGAAGCCCATCTGGCCCAACCCTCCCAGAAAAGATTGGAATGTGGTTGGACCTCGATGTAGACGACAGTTTCAATTCAGACAAATCAACACCTCTTGCTAAGGCAGCGAATAGAGTTACAGATCACTGGGAGGAAAATGACATAAAAGTGTACGTGGTGTCAAATTTAACTCCAACATACATTAAAAGACAAAACATTGAATTTCTGACGGACGTTGAATACATTTCGATGTTTGAAAAAGACGAAACAGTGATCTCAGAACGGATCTTTGATGGACCGGTCACTAAGGTACCTGACGAGAAAATCATTATCGAAGAAGATTGAGCGGCATGTTCTCGTTTTAATACGCCTCGAGCGTCCCCTTCTCGTCCTTACTCAGATACGCCTCGATCTCCTCACGCCGCCACCCTAGCGGCGAGACTACACTCTCGGCTGCCCGCTTGGCCTCAGTCTCATACCACTCGTAATCCACCCGATCAATGGCCTCGTGAGGCAGCCGAACCCGCTCACGACCTCGCTTGGAATCATCCGCAACTACATATCGAACGTCCTGGCCGGGATGTTTCTCGAGGCCCAGCGCCTTGGCTCGCTCGAGCGCTGCAACCGAAAGCGTCGACTGCGTATACTCCTCGAGTCGCTTCGAACTACGCATTCGAACTTCGAGATCCCCACTCGAGACCTCACCCTCCCGCAACGCCTCGAGTTCCTGTTTCAACCGATCACACACCGCCTCCGGCGTTCGACACTCACCCAACACCTCGATCAACTCTCGCTGCAAATCCGCGATCCAGGTGGGCGTCGACCGCTGGCGACACTCTATCCCGCGATACTTGTACCCGCCATCGATTTTCGCGCCAAAATACTTCGTGAGCGCTCCGGCCTCGCTATCTCGCATTGGGACAAAGGCCACCCAGTCGAACTGGGCTTCGTACTCGAGGCGAATCCCAACACTCGCTGTAATCTCGCGGGCGAGCTGTCGAAGATCGGTCTGTTCACAGTCGTCTCGAGCCTGGACCCAGAGACTATCGACGATGCCATGCACGACACGCCAGCCACCGGCCTCGAGTGCGTCTTTTGCCTCGAGCAAGATCTGGCGAGCGTAAGCGTTGATAGCCTCGTGGCACTCGATTCGCCCGAATTTGGCGTTCGAAAACCCCTGGTAGCCGAAACACGACACCAGTATCCACTTGATGGCTGCTGATTTGCGCTCGAGGGCCTCGCGTTCGTCGGGATCGTCATTCTCCCGAATTCGACGTTTGATTTCGTCTCGGTCACGGATCAGGGGCTCGAGTACGTCACAGAGATAGCCGCGTTCATCACACACTGAATAGCCTAACTCCGGTACATCAGCGCGGTCGCTATGGCAGTCACAACAGATGGTATCGGGCGAGACGTTTCGCTCGACGATGATATTGGGATACAGACTCGAGAAATCGAGTTCGTGAACGCCCTCGTGAAAGCCAACGTCGGGGGCGAACGTGAACCCACCTCGATCAGCCTGGTGTAGGGTTCGCATGGGTTTGAAAAACTCGTGACGCCACGAGCGCCACGGCGTCAACACACCTCGAGAGCGGGCTTCGTGGATCTGGATTGCCGTCAACACATTGCCGATAGACGCCCACGCAATCTCTTGCAGCGGCTTCGATGAGCGTCTCGCTAAATCCAGACAGCCCTCGAGTCCCGATTGGTCGTAAAAGAACATATTCGAGCGGTCGATAATCGCCCGGCCTGGAACGTTGTAGCGGGCCGGGGAGTGCCCAACCTGCCCGTAGCTTTCGAACGTCGACGCACCCGCGAGCGTTTGATACCCACCGAAGGGACCTCGCCCTAACTCGAAATCGGCGTAGCCATACTCGGTCGCTGTTGCGTACAGTTTTGGGGCGAGTTGACTATTCGAGAGTACCAACACATCGGGGTCGATGGCCTCGAGCGTCTCCTGAACGGCCACGATGGCTTTCTCGGCATCCCCGTTAGCTTCGACCGTCGTTTCTTCGTCAGGGACGGTCACGGAGATGGTCTCGAGAATATCGTCCGTGAGCGCCGTCTCTGGGGCGCTGATTTCGACCGTTCGCAGGTCGCGTTCGGGCGTCGGCGTCTGGCCTGTCTCGAGGCAATACCGGAACTCCTGCGAGAAATCCACATTGTAGCAGGTGATCGAACCCGGTTTGCCACGGCCTCGAAGCCAGCGAGCGAGTTCGTCGACGCCCGCGATATCGGCGACGTCGATTGTGACGACTAGCTCTGGCCCTTCGCGAAAGCCACGGCGTAAACGCTCGAGTGCTGTATCGACGGTCAGCGGGTGTCGCTCGAGTGCTGCGAGCAGTGACTCGAAGGTTTCCTCACCTCGATCTTCGGGGATGGCGTAGATCGTCGGCTTGTATGAGGAGTTCTCGAGACGCTCGAGGCCATCCCCCGTATCGGTGGCGTGCCATTCAACGACGCTATCGGTGAGATAGTCGACTTTGAACAGGCCGTTAGGCATCGACATTAGCCGGTTCCTCCGCTCGATCTGAGTGTTTCTCGGCAGTCTCGGCACTCTCGAGCGCTTCGAGCGTCTCGAGTGCCTGCTGTAACTCCTCGAGTTCGGCTTCGAATTCCTGGAGGTGGCGTTCGTGCTCGAGAGCGATTGAGAGCAAGATGGCGGGCATCGGGTCGGTGGGATTCTGGTGACCTGACGCGTCGGCGTGAGCGCGGGCGTATTCGAACAGTCGGTCGAAGTGCTCCTGGTGATCGTATCGCAACGCCCGGCGGTAGGTCGCCCACTGCTCTTCGAGATGGCGCAGTTGGTCGCGAAACGTTGGATTCGTCCGACCCATCTCAGACCACCGTCGTGGTTTCGGGTGAAATTGGCTGGGCCAGCCGGTACAGTGGTTCGCGGGCTTTGAGAACTTGCTCCCAGAACGCGAGCGTCGTCTGCACCCAGCCGTTACCTTCGGGATAGACGAGCGTCTCGAATTCCTCGCCAATGAATCGCGGCCCCATCCCCGTCGAAACGCACTCGAGGTGTTGGCTGGCACAGTTCGCGATTGGCTCTGCAAACGTATCGTCGCGAACGCGTGTCGTGAGGACAGGTATCTCGAGGCGTCGAGCAACGCCTGCGAGCGTGGCGAGCGCGTCCATCAGCATGGTTTGGCCTTCCCCGTCGTAGAGATCGGTATCACGGTAGTGGTGATCGAGCGCTGGCACAACGATCAGGCCGGGTTGGTCGACTTCGGAACTCCGTTCGAGGCGTTCGACGAGCGTCTCGAGTAACGCAGCGTGCTGGTAGGCGGTGAATCCACGGGCGATAGCAATGCGGTCGAGGATTCGGTCGCTCGGTGCGATATCCGTCAGTGGGCGTGTACTGCCAAAGCCCCGACTGTCGATCCACGTTGCCCGTGTATTCTCGAGCAAGACGTGATCGACGACCAGGGCGTGCAGCGCACCCCGGAGTGTCGATCTGGAGTCGGGCGTCTCGAGTAAGACGAGGCCGGACTCAAGTGGTGGGAGTTCGGGAAACTCGAGACGGTCATCATCTGGTGGTATCGCTGTATCAGTTCCCATACTCGAAAGTCAGTGCAGTAGGGATTAAACGCGGCGAGGGGGTGTTCGGAAATTCGGATAATTCGTTTGGTTGGTGGATTCTTGCTCGAGAGCGTCTGTAAAGTCGGTTTGTGAAGATCAGTATCCGAAAACCGATGTTCGGTTATCTGAATAACTGATGGACGGTGTGTTATAGTGGTGCTTGCATCGATCAGTAGAGATGCACGCTGGACAAGGAAAGACCCATCAGTGCATAGGTAATATTTTTATAATATGGTGAACGGTAATTCTCACTCAAGAAGGGGACTCAGCTTTATTTTCGTCTTCGCACTTCTTGTACTTCTCCTAATAGCCTCAAGAGGCGCTATGGGGGCCGTATATGCGTATTTTTCTAACGTCAACTGGGCGGCTGGCCTACTATTCCTCATACTTACAAGTATAATCCCTGTTTGGCTTGTTCTCCGATACGTTGGTTCTCACGGTGAGGAGTAAAATCCCTGTACTGCTCGTGTTTGCAATCCGAACGAACTCTTCCAAACACGCTCGGTGGCCGAGAACAGTCTGAGTTACCCCCAGATCATGAACCCGCCGACGAAAACTGCCGCTGTGAGTGTAAAGATCAATCCTGCAAGCATGAGTCGTAGCTTTACTTCTAGCGATGTCAATGTGTCCCCCCGTCCCCCGTACACCGAATCGACAGTTCGAGCCCCCCAGCCCGTTCTGTTGCTACCGCGTCACTTCGGTGTGGACATCTAAACAATAGACTCCAGTGTACATAGGTATATTGTAATTGTTATACTAACAAACAAGTTAACATACCAAAACCTAAGGCTTTATCTAACCCGCTTGGGTTAGTGACTCTATGTACGATTTGACCGGTTTTCAGCGCGATTTGTTGTATGTGGCGGCAGGAGTCGACGAATCGCACGGTCTCGCAATCAAAGCAGAGATGGAAGCATACTACGAAAACGAAGTGTTCACTGGGCGTCTCTACCCAAATCTGGACGAACTCGCAGACAAAGGATTACTGGAAAAAGAAGCGGCCGACCGACGCACCAACAGTTACACGATCACCCGGCGAGGACGACGGGAACTCAAGGCTCGGCGTGAATGGGAGTCACAGTACGTTGGTTTCTGAACACGCATTATACATAATTCTGTGGCGTCGGACATTGAGCACACAAATGTTGGTGGTCCGTAAGATTTTAATGTAGTACTACATCGGAACAAACGAGACTCGAGGCAAACTCTCGAGTCCGAAATCGAACGATGGCACACCCCAAGCACCACTATAGCGATAGCGACGTATCGACTGCGACGACGACTGCAACCATTGCCAGACCCGGTGGCGACGAAACGCTGTCACTCGAGGATATCGAAGACGGCGAACTGATTCGTTGTGTGAACCCGGCCTACGAGGACCTAACATGGTTCTACGGCTTCGACGGCAACGGAACCCTGTGTACCTATCACGAGATGGAAGGCTACGCTGAAAGCCGGACGACCACTCGTAAGAAGGCTGAATCGTCGATTGAACACGAACAGATTCAGGTCGATATCGTCGACCGCGAGACGCTCGAGGAGTACCAACAGGGCGCTCTCGAGAGCGAGGAGGGCCGGTAAGATGTCGGTCGAAATCGAGACACCGTATCCCGTGACGGGAGAAATCGAGTTGACGCCTTACGGCTACTCCCTTTCGCTCCCATGCGAGACTGAATGGATTACCGAACACGAGAACGGTGACCTGGCCGGGTGTGCAGCCGCCGATATTCGTCGTCAACACGGCGTTGGCGCGACTGTCGAAGTAACCTGGCGGGCAAACGGACGGTACGATATCGGAGCAGTGACGGACAAATCCGAACGCCTGAAACTCGAGGAGAGCCCCATCGACACAGCCTGTATCGAAACCAACGATGGCGTCTTATTGAAAGTCGATGGCAACGTCGTCGAAACCGATCAGTCGGCGGCAAAGCTGCTCGCGAACGAAATCATCGAAACGCTCGAGTTACATGTCGCTGGCGACAGCGACGGGGCTCGATAATGGCCGAAAGCAACATGGAACGCGTCTCGCTTCGCATTCCAAAAGCGAATCTCGAGGCTATCGAGCAGATGGTCGAGGATGGCGTGTTTCCGAATCGGTCGGAAGCCCTCCGATCGGGCGTCGTCTCGGTGATCAACGAACACGCAGCCCGGCCACCGATCGAAGCCGATGGCTCTGGCATACTCGACAGCAAAGAGGAACAGAGTCGGCGGGAGCGAACGCGGGAGAAATACGGGACGCTCAACCCCAGCGGTGCGTTGCTCGCCAGCGACGAAGCCCTACGGTCGGAACTCCCAGCGGTGTTGGCAAACTCCCAGGCTGATGGCGCTCGAATCATGAAGGCCAACGGCACACAGAATACGGCCGCTATCGAGTTGACCTATCACGTCGACGGGCGACTCGGTTCGCGGGTGTTCGGCCTCGAGCGAGATAGCGGCGACGTCCATCCCGACGACGTTCGTATCGTCCAACTCGGACAGACGTACGTGGCTCTCGAGCCCGGTGCGACCGTCCGTGATCTATACGCTCGGTCGATGGGGCTCACGTCGGGTGGCTACCCGGAGACGCTCGAGGACGCACTCTCGACGATAGCCGTGATTCGCGAGAGCGATTTCAACGAACTCGAGATGCCACATCCTGACGATTACGTACCCTACAATCTCGAGTGTATCGGGGACGAGGCGGTGTTGTGTACCCACCTGGTGCCTGCGTCCGAACAGCCGGTGTATCCAGAGGGACTCGAGGATTCCGGGGTGACTGAATCATGAACGTGCCTCTGAAGTGTCGTCACGACCCGGAACTCGAGAGTTCCTGCCCAAAACTGAAAGGGAATGGACCCTTTGAGGTTTACCACGGTGGTGGTGGACGATACCACGGTACTGATGGTGGTTTTCGTGGTGATAGCCCTGCCCTGGTATGGGTGCTAATTACTTTCCAAGGCGGTATTGACTCTCTTTCGTATGCATATCAATCAGTGAGGAAGGACGTAATATTGCCACCGCTTCGACGATGTGTCGTTCTGAACAAGGATAGTGGTCGGTCAACTCGAGGCGGATCGGCATGAGCGAGCACGCAACGCATGAAGACGATAGTGAGCAAACTATATCCGAAGGTACCGTACTTCGGAAGAAAGACACAGGCGACGAGTATCAGCTTGTTGACGACGATGCACTTGGTATCGTCGCCACCGAGATAGGTGACCGAACGCTTTCGGATGAGCAGGCTCCCGAAGTGGGCGACGACTGCATTCGTCCGAATTGCGACGGTACGGTAAAGGACGTTAATGGTCGGCGCTGGTGTAGTGAGGGTTGTTTAGAGTGGTTACGAACGACCCCTGCACAGGGCGACGAGTGCGATA is a window from the Natronosalvus amylolyticus genome containing:
- a CDS encoding type B DNA-directed DNA polymerase; translation: MPNGLFKVDYLTDSVVEWHATDTGDGLERLENSSYKPTIYAIPEDRGEETFESLLAALERHPLTVDTALERLRRGFREGPELVVTIDVADIAGVDELARWLRGRGKPGSITCYNVDFSQEFRYCLETGQTPTPERDLRTVEISAPETALTDDILETISVTVPDEETTVEANGDAEKAIVAVQETLEAIDPDVLVLSNSQLAPKLYATATEYGYADFELGRGPFGGYQTLAGASTFESYGQVGHSPARYNVPGRAIIDRSNMFFYDQSGLEGCLDLARRSSKPLQEIAWASIGNVLTAIQIHEARSRGVLTPWRSWRHEFFKPMRTLHQADRGGFTFAPDVGFHEGVHELDFSSLYPNIIVERNVSPDTICCDCHSDRADVPELGYSVCDERGYLCDVLEPLIRDRDEIKRRIRENDDPDEREALERKSAAIKWILVSCFGYQGFSNAKFGRIECHEAINAYARQILLEAKDALEAGGWRVVHGIVDSLWVQARDDCEQTDLRQLAREITASVGIRLEYEAQFDWVAFVPMRDSEAGALTKYFGAKIDGGYKYRGIECRQRSTPTWIADLQRELIEVLGECRTPEAVCDRLKQELEALREGEVSSGDLEVRMRSSKRLEEYTQSTLSVAALERAKALGLEKHPGQDVRYVVADDSKRGRERVRLPHEAIDRVDYEWYETEAKRAAESVVSPLGWRREEIEAYLSKDEKGTLEAY
- a CDS encoding helix-turn-helix transcriptional regulator, yielding MYDLTGFQRDLLYVAAGVDESHGLAIKAEMEAYYENEVFTGRLYPNLDELADKGLLEKEAADRRTNSYTITRRGRRELKARREWESQYVGF